From a single Candidatus Methylacidithermus pantelleriae genomic region:
- a CDS encoding ExbD/TolR family protein translates to MNLRRRLVFEPIGFQLAPMIDVILFLLSFFLLTWNLARYEADLSIKVPKAKHGQEPNRLPGEAVVNVSKDGKVNLNRRVVSREELEEILKGLVEQYPDQAVIIRADSDTSYQVIVNVLDVCRAANVWNIAFATTRPEEKTSTP, encoded by the coding sequence ATGAATCTTCGTCGAAGGCTGGTTTTTGAACCCATTGGTTTTCAATTGGCGCCGATGATTGATGTGATCCTTTTTCTTCTGTCCTTCTTTCTTCTCACCTGGAATCTGGCTCGCTACGAAGCCGATCTTTCCATTAAGGTTCCCAAGGCCAAACATGGGCAAGAGCCCAATCGCTTACCAGGGGAAGCCGTTGTCAATGTGAGCAAGGACGGCAAGGTCAACCTCAATCGGCGTGTGGTTTCCCGGGAGGAATTGGAAGAAATTCTCAAGGGCTTGGTGGAGCAATATCCGGACCAGGCAGTGATCATCCGGGCGGATTCTGATACGAGCTATCAGGTGATCGTAAATGTGCTAGATGTGTGTCGAGCTGCCAACGTGTGGAACATTGCCTTTGCCACCACCCGACCCGAAGAAAAGACCTCAACCCCCTAA
- a CDS encoding tetratricopeptide repeat protein, with product MGSGYRVASLALVAGFGVVKARVFYWLLFFLPLWGWSQMVRRALPPGMSVLDPAQAEFEEGLSYFQQGKYAQAIRSLGSALSSLEESKQEAALFYIAESYRLLSRYPEAQAIYRALLARFPQGALAADARYREAETYYLQGKWVEAEKRFLDLSRTAPPSLQGVARIYEALCRIHLGQETEGLRDLQALVEGPDSGTAIGAAQALAGYFEERHRYDQAYRYWSWVEEHATRSETKSEAVARAGWALLNQGQWSLARQHFEQVRRSYPKSPWIRLANAGLLQAVFGEKAFDKYVALFAELQSETLESLKPVLWFDLGHSYLELQKYREAIRVFEETLRRWPRHALAELVSYEATYCRIELDPSQTLEEVHRFLEHYPEGAMAPRAKYLEASFLSKEGRWGEAIPIWEQLAQNPDGIPVAHVQLGLGRAAFELHRWRAAAQAYEKVAQADPHGSYYAQARLAQGMALRRAREPDKAVRALEEAKKALAGGPLEEYVLAELGLAYADAKHAAEAVPLLQELLTRYPESRFRPFAAYSLGVALTELKKYDSASRMLEMARELNPQAFYLPATYRLAWIAYEKQDVIQASQYVEQYDQKVGEDPNAARIPAGLYYWLGVRWLEKKDPARAEAFLRKVIEHPQPGSYLASGYFELAEAEREQKKWAEALKHYQEFQAREPKSKEASTVLLGIAEAELGLGQYGPSYSLIEQVMRRELEGKYNAKARMLLGEWYLAQNKYLDAAKAFSALSLLYDDAELTPRAMAKAAECFTRAGDWRQAELWRKKLKEKYPGFPGST from the coding sequence TTGGGATCGGGGTATCGGGTCGCCAGTTTAGCTCTGGTTGCCGGGTTTGGGGTCGTGAAAGCCAGGGTCTTCTATTGGCTTTTGTTTTTCTTACCGCTGTGGGGATGGAGCCAGATGGTGAGGAGGGCACTTCCCCCTGGGATGAGCGTTTTGGACCCGGCGCAGGCAGAGTTTGAGGAGGGCCTTTCGTACTTTCAACAGGGAAAGTATGCGCAAGCCATCCGGTCGCTGGGAAGTGCGCTTTCTAGCTTAGAAGAGTCCAAGCAGGAAGCTGCCCTCTTTTACATTGCCGAATCCTACCGGTTGCTTTCTCGTTACCCTGAAGCACAGGCAATCTATCGCGCCTTGTTGGCACGTTTTCCCCAGGGGGCCCTCGCAGCAGACGCCCGATACCGGGAGGCGGAGACGTATTATCTCCAAGGTAAGTGGGTAGAGGCAGAGAAGCGGTTTTTGGATCTTTCCCGCACCGCTCCTCCATCCTTGCAAGGTGTGGCTCGCATTTACGAGGCCCTTTGCAGAATCCATCTTGGGCAAGAGACCGAGGGCCTCCGGGACTTGCAAGCGCTAGTGGAGGGTCCAGATTCGGGAACGGCAATCGGTGCAGCTCAGGCTCTGGCGGGGTACTTTGAAGAGAGGCATCGCTATGACCAAGCCTATCGCTATTGGAGCTGGGTGGAAGAGCACGCAACCCGGTCTGAGACAAAGAGCGAAGCGGTAGCGCGAGCGGGATGGGCGCTCCTCAATCAAGGACAGTGGTCGTTGGCTCGCCAACATTTCGAGCAAGTTCGCCGGTCGTACCCGAAAAGCCCATGGATCCGGCTGGCCAATGCGGGTTTGCTCCAGGCCGTTTTTGGCGAGAAAGCCTTTGACAAGTATGTTGCATTATTTGCTGAGCTCCAATCTGAAACGCTGGAGAGCTTGAAACCGGTTCTGTGGTTTGATCTAGGGCATAGTTACTTGGAGCTGCAGAAATACCGAGAGGCAATTCGCGTGTTCGAGGAGACTTTACGTCGCTGGCCTCGGCATGCCTTGGCGGAACTAGTTTCCTACGAAGCAACCTATTGCCGTATAGAGCTCGATCCATCGCAAACGCTGGAAGAGGTGCACCGGTTTCTTGAACACTACCCGGAAGGAGCCATGGCTCCGCGGGCCAAGTACCTTGAGGCAAGTTTTCTCTCCAAGGAAGGTCGATGGGGAGAGGCGATTCCCATTTGGGAACAACTGGCTCAAAATCCTGACGGGATCCCTGTGGCGCACGTGCAGCTGGGTCTGGGCCGAGCCGCTTTTGAACTGCATCGCTGGCGCGCAGCGGCTCAAGCGTACGAGAAGGTGGCGCAAGCGGATCCGCACGGCTCCTATTACGCGCAAGCGCGGTTGGCCCAAGGAATGGCACTGCGGAGGGCTCGCGAACCCGACAAGGCCGTAAGGGCTCTGGAGGAGGCCAAGAAGGCTCTCGCCGGAGGGCCTCTGGAAGAGTATGTGCTAGCGGAATTGGGGCTTGCTTATGCTGATGCCAAGCACGCTGCAGAGGCCGTTCCTTTGTTGCAGGAGCTTCTTACCCGGTATCCAGAGTCACGTTTTCGTCCTTTTGCCGCATATAGTCTGGGCGTTGCCTTAACCGAGTTAAAGAAGTACGACTCGGCTTCGAGGATGCTCGAGATGGCTCGGGAGTTAAACCCGCAGGCTTTTTACCTTCCAGCTACGTACCGGCTGGCTTGGATCGCCTACGAAAAGCAAGATGTAATCCAGGCTTCCCAATATGTGGAGCAGTACGACCAGAAGGTGGGGGAGGACCCAAACGCCGCACGGATCCCTGCCGGACTGTATTACTGGCTGGGAGTGCGATGGCTTGAGAAGAAAGATCCTGCCAGAGCCGAAGCTTTTTTGCGCAAAGTCATTGAGCATCCCCAACCTGGGTCCTATCTTGCTTCGGGGTATTTTGAACTGGCCGAAGCCGAACGCGAACAAAAGAAATGGGCCGAGGCGCTCAAGCATTATCAGGAGTTTCAGGCTAGGGAACCCAAATCGAAGGAGGCTAGCACCGTTCTTTTAGGGATCGCGGAGGCGGAACTCGGCTTGGGCCAATATGGCCCATCGTACTCGCTCATTGAGCAGGTCATGCGCAGGGAGTTAGAAGGAAAGTACAACGCAAAAGCCCGAATGCTTCTTGGGGAATGGTATCTAGCCCAAAACAAGTATTTGGATGCTGCGAAAGCGTTTAGCGCGTTGAGTCTTTTGTATGACGATGCGGAGCTCACACCTCGAGCGATGGCGAAAGCGGCGGAATGTTTTACGCGTGCCGGAGATTGGCGGCAGGCGGAACTATGGCGGAAAAAACTAAAGGAGAAGTATCCGGGCTTTCCTGGGAGTACATAG
- a CDS encoding OmpA family protein produces the protein MILESAQDRKLFIAALGLSFLVHGFLLWTFRSVSLRGWAIPIHREKLRAFELKRVEIPASSFQGDPRAKEPISVSALAMSTPRFKLPRPNNAQEPLDSRTWQTALPEAASGKAPELAVVAPTPPTAVSPYAQSELAKVDTEIAQLANDSSRAGVSRPELILPSSSGSSYLVGATEQGILSDATRKEAAGSAIPGIEEIQSRLRAGIPPFSPSLSRPVVIQFPNEILFDFDSANLRASAEPYLQQVVEILRRYRRADVQIDGYTDTFGDDLYNLRLSEARAESVRRWLAQFFPPDRVTFHTRGYGKSHPVVNPYGTIEEQERNRRVVIMIHALTD, from the coding sequence ATGATTCTTGAGTCAGCGCAAGACCGGAAACTTTTTATTGCGGCCCTCGGGCTTTCATTCCTTGTCCACGGATTCCTTTTGTGGACTTTCCGTTCCGTATCTTTGCGAGGATGGGCCATCCCCATTCATAGAGAAAAACTGCGTGCCTTTGAACTGAAACGGGTTGAGATTCCGGCTTCCTCCTTTCAAGGGGATCCCCGTGCCAAGGAACCGATTTCGGTCTCTGCCCTGGCCATGAGTACCCCGCGATTCAAATTACCGCGTCCCAACAATGCTCAAGAGCCTCTGGACAGCCGGACCTGGCAGACTGCGCTTCCGGAGGCCGCTTCGGGGAAAGCGCCGGAGCTGGCAGTGGTTGCCCCTACACCTCCCACAGCGGTGAGTCCTTACGCGCAGAGCGAGCTTGCCAAAGTGGATACAGAAATCGCTCAACTGGCCAATGACAGCTCCCGGGCCGGGGTATCGCGGCCGGAGCTCATTCTTCCTTCCAGTTCCGGTTCCAGCTACCTTGTGGGGGCGACGGAACAGGGAATCCTTTCTGATGCTACGCGCAAGGAGGCTGCCGGAAGTGCCATTCCTGGAATCGAAGAAATCCAATCGCGTCTTCGTGCTGGGATTCCCCCGTTTAGCCCTAGCCTTTCCCGGCCGGTAGTGATCCAATTCCCCAATGAGATTCTTTTTGACTTTGATTCGGCAAATCTTCGAGCAAGCGCCGAGCCCTATCTCCAGCAGGTGGTGGAGATTCTCCGCCGGTACCGGAGGGCCGATGTGCAAATTGATGGCTACACAGACACCTTCGGAGACGACCTTTATAACCTTCGCTTGAGTGAAGCCAGGGCCGAGTCGGTCCGGCGCTGGTTGGCTCAGTTTTTTCCCCCGGATCGGGTGACGTTCCACACGCGAGGTTACGGGAAGAGTCACCCCGTCGTAAATCCCTATGGCACCATTGAGGAGCAAGAGAGGAATCGCCGGGTTGTCATCATGATTCATGCATTAACAGACTAG